The Thermostichus vulcanus str. 'Rupite' genome includes a window with the following:
- the plsX gene encoding phosphate acyltransferase PlsX: MRIAVDAMGGDYAPEEIIKGALLAHRQLQVEIALVGRPESLQPFLPQPLPSGITIVPAEEDVGMAEEPLMVRKKPKASINVSMQQVRAKQADAVVAAGNTGAAMAAAHLGLGRLAGIDRPAIGALLPTLKGKPVLLLDVGANVDCRPRFLEQFARMGSLYCQCVMGIDHPRVGLLNIGEEPNKGNDLAVATHQRLAELKGIRFTGNAEGRDVLTGEFDVVVCDGFVGNALLKFAESVGQVITQVLREELPRGWRGKIGTWLLKPNLKRVKRRMDYVEYGGALLLGVNGICVITHGSSKEAMVYHAIRLAKEAAEQKVLERLRTEMADNTDSNSNSRLRSRPVESSEVQSPDLNPEVLPFRPLDRVEG, encoded by the coding sequence GTGCGAATTGCAGTTGATGCGATGGGGGGTGACTATGCTCCCGAAGAGATCATCAAGGGTGCCCTGCTGGCCCATCGACAGCTTCAGGTTGAGATCGCACTAGTCGGTCGTCCAGAATCCCTACAACCTTTCTTGCCGCAGCCGTTGCCGTCGGGGATCACGATTGTGCCTGCCGAAGAGGATGTGGGTATGGCGGAAGAACCCCTGATGGTGCGTAAAAAGCCCAAGGCTTCCATCAATGTGTCGATGCAGCAGGTGCGGGCCAAGCAGGCAGATGCGGTGGTGGCAGCCGGAAACACAGGTGCAGCCATGGCCGCTGCTCATCTGGGTTTGGGGCGGTTAGCGGGGATTGATCGTCCCGCCATCGGCGCTCTTTTGCCCACCCTGAAAGGTAAGCCGGTTCTGCTGTTGGATGTGGGGGCCAATGTCGATTGTCGGCCTCGCTTTTTGGAGCAGTTTGCCCGCATGGGATCCCTCTATTGCCAGTGTGTGATGGGCATCGATCATCCGCGGGTCGGCCTGCTCAACATTGGCGAAGAACCCAACAAGGGTAATGATTTAGCGGTTGCCACTCATCAACGTCTTGCGGAATTAAAGGGGATCCGCTTCACCGGCAATGCTGAGGGGCGGGATGTGCTGACGGGGGAGTTCGATGTTGTGGTCTGTGATGGGTTTGTGGGCAATGCCCTGCTCAAGTTTGCCGAAAGTGTCGGTCAGGTGATTACCCAGGTGTTGCGGGAGGAGCTACCGCGCGGTTGGCGGGGCAAGATTGGCACCTGGCTGCTCAAACCCAATCTCAAGCGGGTAAAGCGGCGCATGGATTACGTGGAGTATGGGGGTGCTTTGTTGTTGGGGGTGAACGGGATTTGTGTGATCACCCATGGCAGCTCCAAAGAAGCCATGGTCTATCATGCGATTCGGCTGGCCAAAGAAGCGGCTGAACAGAAAGTCTTGGAACGGTTACGGACAGAAATGGCAGACAACACCGACTCAAACTCTAACTCGAGGCTGAGGTCTCGACCCGTTGAGAGCAGCGAGGTGCAATCTCCCGACCTAAACCCAGAAGTCTTGCCCTTTCGACCGTTGGATCGGGTGGAAGGATAG
- a CDS encoding beta-ketoacyl-ACP synthase III — MPNNSLPTVRLVGIGAALPDPCLHNDDLSHIVETSDEWIWPRTGIRERRILPPQLSVVDLAYQAATAALAQAQVHPQDLDLILLATSTSADRFGSAPQVQAALGATRAVAFDLTAACTGFVFAVATATQFLQTGLYRRALVVAADVLSRTVDWTDRTTCVLFGDGAGAVLLEADPAAAADPLQSGQHGILGIELRSDGTGSELLSLRMETEARSLVGSLQVGQYRCRPITMNGREVYKFAVHAVPEVIEKSLFRAGIPAEAVQGYFVHQANQRILDAIAKRLQVDPARIASVLEHYGNTSGASVPIALADWVEKGRFGPGDLGVMVGFGAGLTWGSIVFRWGK, encoded by the coding sequence ATGCCCAACAATAGCCTCCCAACAGTGCGGTTGGTGGGGATTGGTGCCGCCCTACCGGATCCCTGTCTGCACAATGACGATTTGAGCCACATCGTCGAGACTTCGGATGAATGGATTTGGCCCCGGACTGGCATTCGGGAACGACGGATTCTGCCACCGCAACTCAGCGTGGTGGATCTGGCATATCAGGCGGCAACCGCAGCGCTTGCCCAGGCCCAGGTACACCCCCAAGACTTGGATCTGATTCTGTTGGCCACCTCCACCAGTGCCGACCGCTTCGGGTCTGCGCCCCAGGTGCAAGCGGCTCTTGGGGCCACACGGGCTGTTGCTTTTGATCTGACAGCGGCTTGCACAGGGTTTGTCTTTGCCGTGGCCACGGCAACCCAATTTTTGCAAACCGGGCTGTACCGACGGGCTTTGGTGGTGGCGGCGGATGTGCTTTCCCGCACGGTGGATTGGACGGATCGCACCACCTGTGTGTTGTTTGGGGATGGGGCCGGTGCTGTCCTTTTGGAGGCGGATCCTGCGGCAGCAGCAGATCCGTTGCAGTCTGGCCAACACGGGATTTTGGGCATTGAGTTACGCAGCGATGGTACCGGTAGTGAGCTGCTCAGCTTGCGCATGGAAACGGAAGCCAGATCCCTAGTGGGATCCCTGCAGGTGGGGCAATACCGCTGTCGCCCCATCACCATGAATGGGCGGGAGGTGTACAAGTTTGCCGTCCATGCCGTGCCGGAGGTCATCGAAAAGTCCCTCTTCCGGGCCGGGATCCCAGCAGAAGCGGTGCAGGGGTACTTTGTTCACCAGGCCAACCAGCGCATTCTCGATGCCATTGCCAAACGCCTGCAGGTGGATCCGGCTCGCATAGCCAGTGTGTTGGAGCACTACGGCAATACCTCCGGGGCCTCGGTGCCCATCGCTTTGGCGGATTGGGTGGAAAAGGGGCGC